The following are encoded in a window of Paenibacillaceae bacterium GAS479 genomic DNA:
- a CDS encoding radical SAM/CxCxxxxC motif protein YfkAB, with product MNPELTLHQPLPPLSPDNDPWEPLESLKRFGRHALTSVEFTVTNLCNMRCEHCAVGDTLTMREGDKLPLSLLLSRLDEVEQLQTISITGGEPSYSERTVREYIVPILQYARSRGIRSQLNSNVTLDYSRYELIAPYLDVMHISFNYTSADDFHEVGFARSGHSVPRTAAVRMYERMIDNARRLSEAGVLVSAESMINFRTHRRMPEIHRLIKEMGCARHEVHPMYPSAWAGNLPAISKDEMRIAVAELLDNRDPEMWMLFGTLPFYSCSSDVEDRELLARLKREPRVTVRNDPDGRNRLNVNLFTGEVFVTDFSDIPAFGNIEEERLDDIFSRWLDHPLSRSVNCHCPAAACCGPNLLVKQMYYEDVDFLKQRAVL from the coding sequence ATGAATCCCGAATTGACGCTACACCAGCCGTTGCCGCCTCTCTCGCCTGACAATGATCCTTGGGAACCGCTGGAGAGCCTGAAGCGCTTTGGCCGCCATGCTTTGACGAGTGTGGAGTTCACGGTAACCAATCTTTGCAATATGCGCTGCGAGCATTGCGCCGTAGGAGATACACTGACAATGCGCGAAGGAGATAAGCTGCCGCTGTCGCTCCTACTTTCTCGACTGGATGAAGTTGAACAGCTTCAGACGATCAGCATTACCGGCGGAGAGCCCTCCTACTCGGAGCGCACCGTCCGCGAATACATCGTTCCCATTCTTCAATACGCCCGCAGCAGGGGCATTCGCTCCCAGCTCAATTCCAATGTTACGTTGGATTACAGCCGGTACGAGCTTATCGCACCCTATTTGGACGTGATGCATATTTCGTTCAACTACACTTCTGCAGATGATTTCCATGAGGTGGGCTTTGCTCGCTCCGGTCACTCCGTGCCGCGCACGGCCGCTGTTCGGATGTACGAGCGCATGATCGACAATGCTCGTCGTCTCAGCGAAGCTGGCGTACTCGTGTCGGCGGAGTCTATGATCAACTTCCGCACCCATCGCAGAATGCCTGAAATTCATCGCCTGATCAAGGAAATGGGCTGCGCGAGACATGAGGTTCATCCGATGTATCCAAGCGCCTGGGCTGGCAATCTTCCTGCGATCAGCAAAGACGAGATGCGCATAGCGGTGGCGGAGCTGCTTGATAATCGCGACCCGGAGATGTGGATGCTGTTCGGAACGCTTCCTTTCTACTCCTGCAGTTCGGATGTGGAAGACAGAGAGCTGTTAGCCAGGCTGAAAAGGGAACCGCGCGTAACGGTTCGCAACGATCCCGATGGACGCAATCGGCTCAATGTGAATCTGTTCACCGGCGAGGTTTTTGTGACCGACTTCAGCGACATCCCTGCCTTCGGCAATATTGAAGAAGAGCGTCTGGATGATATATTTTCCCGCTGGCTTGACCATCCTCTCAGTCGCAGTGTGAACTGCCATTGTCCGGCTGCTGCCTGCTGCGGCCCGAACTTACTCGTCAAGCAAATGTACTACGAGGATGTCGATTTCCTGAAGCAGCGGGCTGTGCTTTAA
- a CDS encoding sporulation integral membrane protein YtvI translates to MSVKSLVFVAVGLMLLYLSFTVGAPFLLALIVAIFLEPVNQLLMKRARVNRIVAVIISCTLFTLLLLALATGIGFKLTAELIAFWNRAPAMASDANVFLLGLIDNAKELYTHIPPDSAVQLEKALNGLVSSLTGMVTALSRTIVNFASGLPGMFIFSIVFIVAVYMFSFSLNTMRASFLSLFHEESRPQVGAVLDNLKNSVFGFLRSQLLLSLVTYVITLIGLVSMRVDYAMAIALLVVIVDILPILGTGSVLVPWAAYMLLTGHPGTAIGLVLLFIIITVVRRIIEPKILGDSVGIGAISALISLYVGFKLVGVIGVFLGPLVVIIYMAARKAGLFQLKIRL, encoded by the coding sequence ATGTCGGTCAAATCACTTGTTTTTGTAGCTGTCGGATTGATGCTGTTGTACTTGAGCTTTACGGTGGGGGCTCCGTTCCTGCTTGCGCTGATCGTCGCCATCTTTCTTGAGCCTGTGAACCAGCTACTGATGAAAAGGGCAAGAGTAAACCGGATCGTAGCCGTAATTATCAGTTGCACCTTATTTACGCTGCTGCTGCTTGCGCTTGCTACGGGCATCGGCTTCAAGCTGACTGCTGAGCTGATCGCTTTCTGGAACCGTGCGCCGGCGATGGCGTCGGATGCCAATGTTTTTTTACTTGGCCTGATCGACAATGCCAAAGAGCTTTATACACATATTCCGCCGGATTCGGCCGTCCAACTGGAGAAAGCGCTGAACGGGCTGGTCAGCTCGCTGACAGGAATGGTAACGGCGTTGTCACGCACGATCGTGAACTTCGCCTCGGGCTTGCCGGGCATGTTCATTTTCTCGATTGTGTTCATTGTGGCGGTTTATATGTTCAGCTTCAGCTTGAACACGATGAGAGCTTCGTTCCTCTCGCTCTTCCATGAGGAGTCCCGACCTCAAGTAGGCGCGGTGCTCGACAATCTGAAAAATTCCGTATTTGGCTTCCTGCGCTCACAGCTGCTGCTTAGCCTCGTAACTTATGTCATTACGCTGATAGGCTTGGTAAGCATGAGAGTCGATTACGCGATGGCGATTGCTTTGCTCGTTGTTATCGTTGATATTTTGCCGATTCTCGGTACAGGCTCGGTACTCGTCCCTTGGGCGGCATACATGCTGCTCACTGGCCATCCCGGCACAGCCATTGGACTTGTGCTGCTGTTTATCATCATCACGGTCGTCCGGCGCATCATCGAGCCCAAGATTTTGGGAGATTCGGTCGGCATCGGCGCTATATCGGCATTGATCAGCCTTTATGTCGGCTTCAAGCTCGTCGGTGTCATCGGCGTGTTCCTCGGGCCGCTCGTTGTCATCATCTATATGGCTGCGCGTAAGGCTGGTTTGTTCCAGTTAAAAATTCGGTTGTAG
- a CDS encoding NAD(P)-dependent dehydrogenase, short-chain alcohol dehydrogenase family, with product MKPLTGKVALVAGATRGAGRGIAVELGAAGATVYVTGRTTRAQRSEYNRPETIEETAELVNDAGGQGIAVQVDHLDPDQVKALIARIEKEQGRLDILVNDVWGGEDLKQFVPVWEHSLEQGFRMLRLAIDTHIITSHFALPLLIQNPNGLVVEITDGTADYNDQNYRLSMFYDLAKSSVIRMAQSLAHELKPYNCTAIAVTPGWMRSEIMLQHFGVKEENWRDATLEEPHFAISESPRFIGRAVAALAGDPEVSRWNGQSVSSGELAKDYSFYDLDGSQPDCWRYLVEVMDAGKPASCSEYR from the coding sequence ATGAAACCTTTAACGGGGAAAGTAGCTTTGGTGGCAGGTGCAACACGCGGCGCTGGCAGAGGAATTGCTGTTGAATTAGGAGCGGCTGGAGCGACGGTTTATGTGACCGGACGCACAACACGAGCACAGCGCTCCGAATACAATCGTCCTGAAACGATTGAAGAAACCGCCGAACTTGTAAATGATGCAGGTGGTCAAGGAATTGCGGTTCAGGTGGATCATCTCGACCCGGATCAGGTTAAAGCTTTAATCGCCCGCATCGAGAAGGAACAGGGACGACTGGATATTCTGGTCAACGATGTTTGGGGCGGTGAAGATTTGAAGCAGTTTGTGCCCGTGTGGGAGCACTCCCTTGAACAAGGATTTCGTATGCTTCGGCTTGCAATTGACACACATATCATCACCAGTCATTTTGCACTTCCTTTGTTAATTCAAAACCCAAATGGACTAGTTGTCGAGATAACCGACGGAACGGCAGACTACAATGATCAAAACTACCGCTTATCTATGTTCTACGATCTGGCCAAATCGTCCGTCATTCGGATGGCTCAGTCTTTAGCCCATGAGCTAAAACCTTACAATTGCACGGCAATAGCAGTGACTCCAGGCTGGATGCGCTCTGAAATCATGCTCCAGCACTTTGGCGTCAAGGAAGAAAACTGGCGTGACGCCACTTTGGAAGAACCTCATTTCGCGATTTCGGAATCGCCTCGTTTTATAGGGCGCGCCGTTGCTGCGTTAGCCGGAGATCCGGAGGTTTCCAGGTGGAACGGTCAATCTGTATCAAGCGGCGAGCTTGCCAAAGATTATAGTTTTTATGATCTTGACGGATCACAGCCAGATTGCTGGAGGTATCTCGTAGAAGTGATGGATGCGGGCAAGCCAGCTAGCTGTTCCGAGTACCGTTAA
- a CDS encoding conserved hypothetical integral membrane protein TIGR02206: MFQSEVTERFILFSPSHLLSLGLITAAVVLLYLFRRPLARSKPAAGRLVLAALLAVCEILLNIWYFRNGIFQASSTLPFELCSISLYLSIPMLLLRSRFLFHIVYFTAIGGALQALATPALGYAFPHFRFLEFFAAHGLLILSALYMVWVEGFRPTLRSVFTAWIALNVIAAIVFAVNRLSGANYMFLARKPPTASMLDFLGPYPWYILSLEAAALLIFLALYLPFAIARARTGQDRRHMQI, translated from the coding sequence ATGTTTCAATCTGAAGTTACCGAACGCTTCATTCTGTTCAGTCCGTCCCATCTGCTCAGCCTTGGATTAATTACCGCCGCTGTCGTGCTGCTTTATCTATTCCGTAGACCACTGGCGCGGAGCAAGCCCGCAGCCGGCAGACTTGTACTCGCAGCGCTGCTTGCCGTCTGTGAGATTCTGCTAAATATCTGGTATTTCCGCAACGGAATTTTCCAAGCATCCTCCACACTTCCTTTTGAGCTATGCAGCATCTCGCTCTACCTCTCTATCCCCATGCTGTTGCTGCGTAGCCGTTTCCTGTTCCACATCGTCTATTTCACAGCCATCGGGGGTGCGCTCCAAGCACTGGCTACACCTGCCCTCGGTTATGCTTTTCCTCATTTCCGCTTTCTTGAATTTTTTGCCGCTCACGGGCTGCTGATCTTATCCGCTCTTTACATGGTCTGGGTCGAAGGCTTCCGCCCGACACTTCGTTCTGTGTTTACTGCCTGGATTGCACTCAATGTCATTGCGGCCATCGTCTTTGCGGTCAACCGCTTAAGCGGCGCCAATTACATGTTCCTGGCACGCAAGCCGCCTACCGCTTCTATGCTGGACTTCCTCGGACCTTATCCGTGGTATATCCTCTCTTTGGAAGCTGCAGCGCTGCTTATTTTCTTGGCGCTCTATCTTCCATTCGCGATCGCGCGCGCTCGTACCGGGCAGGATCGGCGACATATGCAGATTTGA